A single genomic interval of Granulicella tundricola MP5ACTX9 harbors:
- a CDS encoding TldD/PmbA family protein yields MPAVVHALDLRTLAQSVLDRALKAGATDAEAVAYEGEEFSALVRLGQVETLKESGSRAIGLRVFNGLRSASTSSSDLSPDGLAKLVEGAVALAKITSEDPFSGLPEASAFGQIETDQHLYYEDVNDQPPEERIEIARRCEAAAMAFDTRIQNSGGGDFDTATSHKIMVNSRGFIGETRRSYCGFSAAPIAHDEHGHMQRNYWFSSSRTTRLLEDPEAIGRKAAERTLRRLGARRVKTQRAPVVFSPEIAKSIIGNIFEAANGDAIYRHASFLDDMLGQQIAGPNINVIDDGTMVHKRIDPLTGDTILIGGFGTSPFDGEGLPTRRTVLVENGILKNYVLNTYTARKLGMASTGNASRGLAGNPGIGAGNFYLEPGTQTPEEIIAGIPSGLYVTETMGFGVNLVTGDYSQGAAGLWIENGELAYPVEEITIAGNLKDMYKNIVAIGNDLTFRGAAAAPTLHIEGMMIAGA; encoded by the coding sequence ATGCCCGCAGTCGTCCACGCTTTAGACCTCCGCACCCTGGCCCAATCCGTCCTGGACCGAGCCCTCAAAGCCGGAGCCACAGACGCAGAAGCCGTAGCCTACGAGGGCGAGGAGTTCTCCGCCCTCGTCCGTCTCGGCCAGGTTGAAACCCTCAAGGAATCCGGCTCCCGAGCCATCGGCCTGCGCGTCTTCAACGGCCTCCGCAGCGCCAGCACCTCATCGTCAGATCTCTCACCGGACGGCCTCGCTAAGCTCGTAGAAGGCGCAGTCGCACTCGCAAAAATCACCAGCGAAGACCCTTTCTCCGGCCTGCCTGAGGCCTCCGCCTTCGGCCAGATCGAAACCGATCAGCATCTCTACTACGAAGACGTCAACGATCAACCCCCCGAAGAGCGCATCGAGATCGCACGCCGCTGCGAGGCCGCAGCCATGGCCTTCGACACCCGCATCCAGAACTCCGGCGGCGGAGATTTCGACACCGCCACCAGCCACAAGATCATGGTCAACTCGCGCGGCTTCATAGGCGAGACCCGCCGGTCGTATTGCGGTTTTTCAGCAGCACCCATAGCCCACGACGAGCACGGCCACATGCAGCGCAACTACTGGTTCTCGAGCAGCCGCACCACCCGCCTCCTCGAAGACCCGGAAGCCATCGGCCGCAAAGCCGCAGAGCGCACCCTCCGCCGCCTGGGAGCACGCCGCGTCAAAACCCAGCGCGCGCCCGTCGTCTTCTCGCCCGAGATCGCAAAGTCCATCATCGGCAACATCTTTGAAGCCGCCAACGGCGACGCCATCTACCGCCACGCCAGCTTCCTCGACGACATGCTCGGCCAGCAGATCGCCGGCCCCAACATCAACGTCATCGACGACGGCACTATGGTCCACAAACGCATCGACCCCCTCACCGGCGATACCATTCTCATCGGCGGCTTCGGCACCAGCCCCTTCGACGGTGAAGGTCTCCCCACCCGCCGCACAGTCCTCGTAGAGAACGGCATCCTCAAAAACTACGTCCTCAACACCTACACCGCCCGCAAGCTCGGCATGGCCTCCACAGGCAACGCCTCCCGCGGACTCGCCGGGAACCCCGGCATCGGCGCAGGAAACTTCTACCTCGAACCCGGCACCCAGACCCCGGAAGAAATCATCGCCGGCATCCCCAGCGGCCTCTATGTGACGGAGACCATGGGCTTCGGCGTCAACCTCGTCACCGGCGACTACAGCCAGGGCGCAGCCGGTCTCTGGATCGAAAATGGCGAACTCGCCTACCCCGTCGAAGAGATCACCATCGCCGGCAACCTCAAGGACATGTACAAAAACATCGTAGCCATCGGCAACGACCTCACCTTCCGAGGAGCCGCCGCCGCCCCCACCCTCCACATAGAAGGCATGATGATCGCCGGCGCGTAG
- the tldD gene encoding metalloprotease TldD, producing MTFPTGAALDLRETHDTNDHKRYFIEKLGLSERLMERCLGEALSAGGDYADLYFESVTSTSLGMDEGLVKTASQGISVGCGIRVVSGERTGFAFTDDLSSERLLRAARTAALIASGPAKELASGFRHTETPSLYPIAGLSSDADLAAKLALIERADKAARAYDSRITQVRAGINDEVRRILVAASDGTFASDTQPLARLNVMVIAKDSQNTARGSSGGGGRVTLDFFEGTKSPEHFAREAARTALLQLGAVDAPAGEMEVVLGPGWPGVLLHEAVGHGLEADFNRKKTSAFSGLIGQQVASSKVTVVDNGTIANRRGSLNVDDEGVPTQETVLIENGILKTFLSDKLNSRLMGGVSTGSGRRESYHHIPMPRMTNTYMLNGDDMPEDIIKSVKRGLYAVNFGGGQVDITNGKFVFSASEAYLIEDGKVTRPVKGATLVGNGPEALKYVSMVGNDLALDEGIGTCGKAGQSVPVGVGMPTIKLDRMTVGGTGQ from the coding sequence ATGACGTTTCCCACCGGCGCCGCCCTTGATCTTCGCGAGACTCACGATACCAACGATCACAAGCGCTACTTCATTGAAAAATTAGGCCTCTCAGAGCGCCTCATGGAGCGTTGTCTCGGGGAAGCCCTCTCCGCCGGCGGCGATTACGCCGACCTCTACTTTGAATCCGTCACCAGCACCTCGCTCGGCATGGACGAAGGCCTCGTCAAAACCGCCAGCCAGGGCATCAGCGTAGGCTGCGGCATCCGCGTCGTCTCCGGCGAGCGCACCGGCTTCGCCTTCACCGACGACCTCTCCAGCGAGCGTCTCCTCCGTGCCGCGCGCACCGCCGCCCTCATCGCCAGCGGCCCCGCCAAGGAGCTCGCCAGCGGCTTCCGCCACACGGAAACCCCGTCCCTCTACCCCATCGCCGGCCTCTCCAGCGACGCCGATCTCGCCGCCAAGCTCGCACTCATCGAGCGCGCCGACAAAGCCGCCCGCGCCTACGACTCCCGCATCACCCAGGTCCGCGCCGGCATCAACGACGAAGTCCGACGCATCCTCGTCGCCGCCTCCGACGGCACCTTCGCCTCCGACACCCAGCCCCTCGCCCGCCTCAACGTCATGGTCATCGCCAAGGACTCGCAGAACACCGCACGCGGCAGCTCAGGCGGCGGCGGACGCGTCACCCTCGACTTCTTCGAAGGCACAAAGAGCCCCGAGCACTTCGCCCGCGAGGCAGCCCGCACCGCCCTCCTGCAATTAGGAGCGGTCGACGCACCCGCCGGAGAGATGGAAGTCGTCCTCGGCCCCGGCTGGCCCGGCGTCCTTCTCCATGAGGCCGTGGGCCACGGCCTGGAAGCTGACTTCAACCGCAAGAAAACCTCAGCCTTCTCCGGCCTCATTGGCCAGCAGGTCGCCAGCTCCAAGGTCACCGTCGTCGATAACGGCACCATCGCCAACCGCCGCGGCTCTCTCAATGTGGACGACGAAGGCGTTCCCACCCAGGAGACCGTCCTCATTGAAAACGGCATCCTCAAAACCTTCCTGTCCGACAAGCTGAACTCCCGCCTCATGGGCGGCGTCAGCACCGGCAGTGGACGCCGTGAAAGCTACCACCACATTCCCATGCCGCGCATGACCAACACCTACATGCTCAACGGCGACGACATGCCCGAAGACATCATCAAAAGCGTCAAGCGCGGCCTCTACGCCGTGAACTTCGGCGGCGGGCAGGTCGACATCACCAACGGAAAATTTGTCTTTTCGGCATCGGAAGCCTACCTCATTGAGGATGGCAAGGTTACCCGGCCGGTCAAAGGTGCGACGCTCGTGGGCAACGGCCCCGAGGCGCTCAAGTACGTCTCCATGGTCGGCAACGACCTGGCGCTCGATGAGGGAATTGGTACCTGTGGCAAAGCCGGGCAGAGTGTGCCTGTGGGGGTCGGTATGCCGACCATCAAACTCGATCGCATGACGGTCGGAGGAACGGGACAATAA
- a CDS encoding glycoside hydrolase family 25 domain-containing protein — MKLSLSLLCFALTVTAVAQKAFVGFDRNDYPGDARLADLHQRFAFTGYWLNNPPGTTSNSWQSKRLQLRSAGFGFLVLWNGRLDAEIKKSKLSPKALGQQDAAAAIAAANRESFPSGTILFLDQEEGGRLLPEQAGYFFAWTETIAASAFKPGAYLSGQPAPDGTDSKGKPVFITTAQLVRAYIALANLHPVTLWVAQDTCPPSPGCTITPPPLKSSGTPGADIWQYAQSPRRPELTRSCASTYAPDNNCYGGASKDLAIDLNVANSSDPSHGR, encoded by the coding sequence ATGAAGCTGTCTTTATCCCTCCTCTGCTTCGCCCTGACCGTCACCGCTGTGGCCCAGAAAGCCTTCGTTGGCTTCGACCGCAACGACTACCCCGGCGACGCCCGCCTCGCCGACCTCCACCAGCGCTTCGCCTTCACCGGCTACTGGCTCAACAATCCCCCCGGCACCACCTCCAACTCCTGGCAATCGAAACGCCTGCAACTCCGCTCCGCTGGCTTTGGCTTCCTCGTCCTCTGGAACGGCCGCCTCGACGCCGAGATCAAGAAATCGAAGCTCTCCCCCAAGGCTCTAGGCCAGCAGGACGCCGCCGCCGCCATCGCCGCCGCCAACCGCGAATCCTTCCCATCCGGCACCATCCTCTTCCTCGACCAGGAAGAAGGCGGCCGCCTCCTGCCGGAGCAGGCCGGCTACTTCTTCGCCTGGACGGAAACCATCGCAGCCTCCGCCTTCAAACCCGGAGCCTACCTCAGCGGCCAACCCGCCCCGGACGGCACAGACTCCAAAGGCAAGCCGGTCTTCATCACCACCGCCCAGCTCGTCCGCGCTTATATCGCCTTGGCGAACCTTCACCCGGTCACCCTCTGGGTAGCCCAGGACACCTGCCCCCCATCCCCCGGCTGCACCATCACCCCGCCGCCCCTCAAATCCAGCGGAACCCCCGGCGCGGACATCTGGCAGTACGCCCAGTCCCCCCGCCGCCCGGAGCTAACCCGTTCCTGCGCCTCAACCTACGCCCCGGACAACAACTGCTACGGCGGTGCCTCTAAAGACCTGGCGATAGACCTCAACGTAGCCAACTCATCCGACCCATCCCATGGCCGCTAA
- a CDS encoding outer membrane protein assembly factor BamD: MILKPVRTFFPSRLAFVLAAAAFGTLGATAAHAQVTSPGPDQNPGGAVPQAATQQGVPAGTPVGAQAPAAGDNIPTATISNQPPSAFHRGKKKADPAVKDTKTVQSKDTKKNVKKNTKADALIGVDSKLPDKQLYDKAYAAIQKGHYDVARLDLQTMLNTYPDSQYQMRAKLAIADSWYKEGGTAALTQAESEYADFRVFFPNAPEAAEAQMRIGDIYFRQMDRPDRDHAKSIHAEEEYRRMLTDYPDSTLVPQAKQRLRDVQEVLATRDADIAAFYATRENWAAVIARYQTVVDTYPLYSHMDDALIGLGDAYEAQARYIRTLKLAEGPKQKLEKTYDDQAIAAYSKVVLEHSAAPHVEDARDRLAAMNVPIPEPTKDQLAASAAMENSRNSYRLADRARLLIMHAPDTVTSARMGEPTMADPHATTAPEVTKSVVANFNAALNPNAAKPADATATAAAQPDAAAPATAAVPAKPLAFQDVTTGDAPANSGAVEMTPASSGTTSTGTSMGVEILNSSSPTGTAADPNNGLHAVRPADSTPLPPVESAAPTPGQVNEATNPQPAAQAAPADGKKPKAAYDKGDESSSKHKKKKGIAKINPF, translated from the coding sequence GTGATCCTGAAGCCCGTTCGCACCTTCTTCCCCAGCCGTTTAGCATTCGTACTCGCAGCCGCAGCCTTCGGTACTCTCGGAGCCACCGCAGCCCACGCCCAGGTCACCAGCCCCGGCCCGGACCAGAATCCCGGCGGAGCCGTCCCTCAGGCCGCCACTCAGCAGGGCGTTCCCGCAGGCACCCCCGTAGGAGCCCAGGCCCCCGCCGCCGGCGACAACATCCCCACCGCGACCATCAGCAATCAGCCCCCCAGCGCCTTCCATCGCGGCAAAAAGAAGGCTGATCCTGCCGTCAAGGACACCAAGACCGTCCAGTCCAAGGACACCAAAAAGAACGTCAAGAAGAACACCAAGGCCGACGCCCTCATCGGCGTAGACTCCAAGCTCCCGGACAAGCAGCTCTACGACAAGGCCTACGCGGCCATCCAGAAGGGCCACTACGACGTCGCCCGCCTGGATCTGCAGACCATGCTCAACACCTATCCCGACTCCCAGTATCAGATGCGCGCCAAGCTCGCCATCGCGGACTCATGGTACAAGGAAGGCGGCACCGCGGCTCTCACCCAGGCAGAGAGCGAGTACGCCGACTTCCGCGTCTTCTTCCCCAACGCCCCTGAGGCCGCCGAGGCCCAGATGCGCATCGGCGACATCTACTTCCGCCAGATGGATCGGCCCGACCGCGACCACGCCAAGTCCATCCACGCGGAAGAAGAGTACCGCCGCATGTTGACCGACTACCCCGACTCCACGCTCGTCCCCCAGGCCAAGCAGCGCCTGCGCGACGTCCAGGAGGTCCTCGCCACCCGTGACGCCGATATCGCCGCCTTCTACGCCACCCGCGAGAACTGGGCCGCCGTCATCGCCCGTTACCAGACCGTCGTCGATACCTACCCACTCTACAGCCACATGGACGACGCCCTCATCGGTCTCGGCGACGCCTACGAGGCCCAGGCCCGCTACATCCGCACCCTGAAGCTCGCCGAAGGCCCTAAGCAGAAGCTGGAAAAGACCTACGACGACCAGGCCATCGCCGCCTACAGCAAAGTCGTCCTGGAGCACTCCGCAGCCCCTCACGTCGAGGACGCCCGCGACCGCCTTGCAGCCATGAATGTGCCCATCCCTGAGCCCACCAAGGATCAGCTCGCCGCCAGCGCCGCCATGGAGAACAGCCGCAACTCCTATCGCCTCGCCGACCGCGCCCGCCTCCTCATCATGCACGCCCCGGACACCGTCACCTCCGCCCGCATGGGTGAACCCACCATGGCCGATCCCCACGCCACCACCGCGCCTGAGGTCACCAAGTCCGTCGTGGCCAACTTCAACGCGGCCCTGAACCCCAACGCCGCCAAGCCGGCCGACGCGACAGCCACTGCAGCGGCTCAGCCTGACGCCGCCGCGCCCGCAACCGCAGCAGTTCCGGCCAAGCCCCTCGCCTTCCAGGACGTCACCACCGGCGACGCTCCGGCCAACTCCGGCGCAGTCGAGATGACCCCCGCCAGCTCCGGCACCACCTCCACCGGCACCAGCATGGGCGTTGAGATCCTCAACTCCTCCTCGCCCACCGGCACCGCCGCAGACCCCAATAACGGCCTCCACGCAGTCCGCCCCGCCGACAGCACCCCGCTGCCGCCGGTCGAGTCTGCCGCCCCCACCCCCGGCCAGGTCAACGAGGCCACCAACCCCCAGCCCGCAGCCCAGGCGGCCCCCGCAGACGGCAAGAAGCCCAAGGCCGCCTACGACAAGGGTGACGAGTCCTCCAGCAAGCACAAGAAGAAGAAGGGCATCGCCAAGATCAACCCCTTCTAA
- the rpe gene encoding ribulose-phosphate 3-epimerase, translating into MIELAFSILASDFAHLADEIATAERGGGTIVHVDVMDGHFVPNITFGPPVVAAIRPLTKLPLDCHLMIENPDSFIEDFAKAGADILCVHQEVCRHLHRTLQLIQQHGCQPAVVINPATPVETLIEVLPMLHHVLVMSVNPGFGGQKFLPLALDKIEHLAELREEMGLNFRIEVDGGVAHDTVARVVEAGADMLVAGSAIFAPGDPARTEQNAREFLRLARAAAPTA; encoded by the coding sequence ATGATCGAACTTGCCTTTTCCATCCTCGCCTCAGACTTCGCGCATCTCGCAGATGAGATCGCCACGGCCGAGCGCGGCGGCGGCACCATCGTCCACGTCGACGTCATGGACGGCCATTTCGTTCCCAACATCACCTTCGGCCCGCCCGTCGTCGCAGCCATCCGCCCCCTCACCAAGCTCCCCCTCGACTGCCACCTCATGATCGAGAACCCCGACTCCTTCATTGAGGACTTCGCCAAGGCCGGAGCCGACATCCTCTGCGTCCACCAGGAGGTCTGCCGCCACCTCCATCGCACCCTCCAGCTCATTCAGCAGCACGGTTGCCAGCCCGCCGTCGTCATCAACCCCGCCACCCCGGTTGAGACCCTTATCGAGGTCCTCCCCATGCTCCACCACGTCCTCGTCATGAGCGTGAACCCCGGCTTCGGCGGCCAGAAGTTCCTCCCCCTCGCCCTCGATAAGATCGAGCACCTCGCCGAGCTCCGCGAGGAGATGGGACTCAACTTTCGCATCGAAGTTGACGGCGGAGTCGCTCACGATACCGTCGCTCGAGTCGTCGAAGCAGGAGCGGATATGCTCGTCGCCGGTTCGGCCATCTTCGCCCCCGGAGATCCAGCCCGCACCGAGCAGAACGCCCGGGAGTTCCTACGCCTAGCCCGCGCAGCCGCTCCCACCGCATAA
- a CDS encoding YfiT family bacillithiol transferase: protein MKGDSRQGERRKAERSTDPRYPIGPFVAPEVVSADDRLGAISVLAELPDRLRHAVNRLDHHQLATPYREGGWTLRQVVHHVADSHMMAFIRMRLALTEDWPKVPSYDEAACSRLHDSSAPVEWSLELVESLHARWVMLLQSLKEEQWQRGFVHSAYGRTTVDLAAQEYAWHSRHHVAHIMHLRYARHW, encoded by the coding sequence ATGAAGGGTGATTCCAGGCAGGGTGAGCGGCGGAAGGCAGAGCGGAGTACCGACCCCCGGTACCCGATCGGGCCGTTTGTGGCGCCTGAGGTGGTGTCCGCGGATGACCGGCTGGGGGCAATCTCGGTGCTGGCGGAGCTGCCGGACCGGCTGCGCCATGCGGTGAACCGGCTGGATCATCACCAGTTGGCTACGCCGTATCGCGAGGGCGGATGGACGCTGCGGCAGGTGGTTCACCATGTGGCGGACAGTCATATGATGGCCTTTATCCGGATGCGGCTGGCGCTGACGGAGGACTGGCCGAAGGTTCCGTCCTACGACGAGGCGGCATGCTCGAGGCTGCACGATTCCAGTGCGCCGGTGGAATGGTCGCTGGAACTGGTGGAGAGTCTGCACGCGCGCTGGGTGATGCTGCTGCAATCCTTGAAGGAGGAGCAATGGCAGCGGGGCTTTGTGCATTCTGCGTACGGCCGGACTACGGTGGATCTGGCGGCACAGGAGTATGCGTGGCACTCTCGGCATCATGTGGCGCACATCATGCATCTGCGGTATGCGCGGCACTGGTAG
- a CDS encoding excinuclease ABC subunit C, translated as MSSAFQFAHHLPFTPTQATEILRQIPTLPGVFALRGERDTDEPYLTRAADLRRRMTRLLAPPESQSRRLNLSQKVTTIAWCVTGSEFESTLVLYDALAAQFGHPEARRRMKLHTPTFLRFTAEHAHPRVYSTNKLSRRSLDNTYGPFQSRTAAERYCDAVLDLFKLRRCHEDLEVSPSHPGCAYGEMKKCMAPCNQTCTADEYAAESAAVKAFFDTHGDSMLAAISADRERASSDMEFEQAAALHTQYTKVKATAALADELVRPIPHLRAVIVQKSSDTAEDPNQAALFMLEAGCLSGPERLSTLGVRAVKEQTSVGSSLFAQPLMLQAVPLEPEAAATPTDSPELRAEQVLQTLTDKFIQAGPPDPARLSDHLSLLRRWYYRPEKQRQGEVFLPNPDGSWPIRRILRGAARMALGDPRPIAETNREAAPEAAEAIKTKLLHEGREGIERAVPVIAGRARRKKSVVPADVLSD; from the coding sequence GTGTCATCCGCCTTCCAATTCGCTCACCACCTCCCCTTCACCCCCACCCAAGCCACAGAAATCCTGCGCCAGATCCCCACCCTCCCCGGCGTCTTCGCCCTCCGTGGCGAGCGCGACACCGACGAGCCCTACCTCACCCGCGCCGCCGATCTCCGCCGCCGCATGACTCGTCTCCTCGCACCACCCGAGTCCCAATCCAGGCGATTAAACCTCAGCCAAAAAGTAACGACCATAGCCTGGTGCGTCACCGGCTCCGAGTTCGAGTCCACCCTCGTCCTCTACGACGCATTAGCCGCCCAGTTCGGCCACCCGGAAGCTCGCCGTCGGATGAAGCTCCACACCCCCACCTTCCTCCGCTTCACCGCCGAGCACGCCCACCCCCGCGTCTACTCCACGAACAAGCTCTCCCGCCGCTCACTCGACAACACCTACGGCCCATTCCAGTCCCGCACCGCAGCGGAGCGTTACTGCGACGCAGTCTTAGACCTCTTCAAACTCCGCCGCTGCCATGAAGACCTTGAGGTCTCGCCCAGCCACCCCGGCTGTGCCTATGGCGAGATGAAGAAGTGTATGGCCCCCTGCAACCAGACCTGCACCGCGGACGAGTACGCCGCCGAATCTGCCGCCGTCAAAGCCTTCTTCGACACCCACGGCGACTCCATGCTCGCCGCCATCTCCGCCGACCGCGAACGCGCCTCCTCAGACATGGAGTTCGAGCAAGCCGCCGCCCTCCACACCCAGTACACCAAGGTCAAAGCCACCGCCGCCCTTGCCGACGAGCTCGTCCGCCCCATCCCCCACCTCCGCGCCGTCATCGTCCAGAAGTCGTCTGACACCGCCGAAGACCCCAACCAGGCCGCCCTCTTCATGCTGGAAGCCGGCTGCCTCTCCGGCCCGGAGCGCCTCTCCACCCTCGGCGTCCGCGCCGTCAAAGAGCAGACCTCCGTAGGCTCCTCCCTCTTCGCCCAGCCGCTGATGCTCCAGGCCGTCCCGCTAGAACCCGAAGCCGCCGCCACCCCCACAGACTCCCCAGAGCTTCGAGCCGAGCAAGTCCTCCAAACCCTCACAGACAAGTTCATCCAGGCCGGCCCACCAGACCCCGCCCGCCTCTCCGACCATCTCTCCCTCCTCCGCCGCTGGTACTACCGCCCGGAAAAGCAGCGCCAGGGAGAGGTCTTCCTCCCCAACCCAGACGGCTCCTGGCCTATCCGCCGCATACTCCGCGGAGCCGCCCGCATGGCCCTCGGCGACCCCAGACCCATCGCCGAAACCAACCGCGAGGCCGCCCCGGAAGCCGCCGAAGCCATCAAGACCAAGCTCCTCCACGAAGGCCGCGAAGGCATAGAACGCGCCGTCCCAGTTATCGCTGGCCGCGCCCGACGCAAAAAGTCCGTCGTCCCCGCAGACGTACTCTCCGACTGA